GATGGCACGGAACTGGGTTCTGATGCCTATCTGGCGTTGCAGATGAAACTCGCGAGCAACGTGGTGATCGCCTCGACTGAGAAAGTCATTCCCCCGCCGCTGTTTCGCACCAATGCCCTCGCTTTAGGTGATATTTCTGCCGAACAGGACGCCGACGGGATACTGCGCCGGGTCCGGGCCTTTCACGTCTATCACAAATGGAATCGCGTGCTTCAAGCGCTGGAAGATGATCCCGAATTTGGCGTGAATCTCAGCCAGGCAATCGTGGAGAGCAATAAAATAATCCTGCCCCGCGCGGGTGGGGATGAACTTCCCCCGGTGCCCCTGTATGGTGATGGGAACATTGATCTTACCGATTTTGTCGGAAACAAAACTAATTTATTCAGAGGTCCCCGCTATCAAAAGGCATTCACCTCCGAGCGCCGCTGGACCATGGGAATCGTTCTCGCCGCTCACGAATTGGGTTTGGATCTCGACCAGGCAAAAGTGGACCTTCCGGGTGGCAAAATCACATTTTCCGGAACGAACGGTGTGAAGCGGATTTTGCCGGTGGACAAGGATGGCTATTTTTACATTGACTGGTGCCTTCCCGTGTTGAACGACAACCGCCTCACGAAGGAATCATTTGAGGCCCTGCTTGGCCGCGACCAGGAGCGAATGTCGGGTGATACCAACCGCTACGCCAAATACAAACGGACCAAGGACTGGCGGGGCAAACTCGTGATGATCGGTTCCAGCGCCACCGGCAACGACCTCACCGACCACGGCCCCACGCCGCTGGAAAAAGACACGCTGCTCGTCAGCGAACATTGGAACGTGGCAAACTCCATCCTGACCGGGCGATTCATTCACAAAAGTTCCCTGCCGATAGACATGTTCCTGATTATTGTCATGGGAATTCTTGCGGCGCAGTTGACGTGGAGTCATCGCGGTCAAATTCTCGTGGCAACGGCGTGGATATTTCTTTGCATCGTATTTTATCTTTTGCTCGCGGTTTTTGCTTATGTGCAATTTCGCTATTGGGTGCCGTTGGTGCTTCCACTGATGGGGTCGCTATTGGTGACCCACTTCTCCTTGCTCGGTTATTTGGTTTTGTTCGAGCAAGCCGAGCGGCGCCGCGTTCGTTCGGTTTTCACGAAAGTGGTTTCGCCGGATGTCGTCACCGAATTGCTCAAGACTGAAAAGCTTTCACTCGAAGGCGCCAAGCGCACCGTCACCGTTTTCTTCAGTGATATTCGCGGTTTCACGGAAATGACCGACGTCAATCGCGACAAGGCTGCCGACTATATTCGGGACAATAAACTTACGGGAGACGCCGCCGAGGAGATCGAGGACGCTCAGGCCCGCGAAACTCTGGCGACCGTCAATCTGTATCTCAAAGTCATCGCCGACGTGGTGCTCAAACACGGCGGCACGGTGGATAAATTCATTGGCGACTGCGTCATGGCATTCTGGGGCGCGCCGGTGCAGGACCAGCATCACGCGCTGCATTGCGTCCGCGCGGCGGTGGATACGCAACGTGCCGTCTATCGTTTGAACCAGGAACGCGAAGCCGAAAATCGCCAGCGCGAAGGCCACAATTTCATGCTTGCCGCCGAAGGCAAACCGCTCGTGCCGCTGCTGCCGATTTTAGTCGTCGGAACCGGCATCAACACCGGCTCGGTGACGGTTGGATTGATGGGTTCGGATGAGCGCGTCAATTATACCGTGTTCGGCCGGGAAGTGAATTTGGCCAGCCGTTTGGAAACGGTTTCGGGACGCGCGCGCGTCATCATCAGTGAAGCGACGCTTGCGGAAATTATTCAGGACGATGCCACCCTCGCGCTTTCCTGCCTGCCGTTGCCGCCGGAGAAAGTGAAAGGCATCCGCAATCCCGTGCGCATCTATGAAGTGCCGTGGCGCGAAGCGGACATGGCGCCGGCGCCGACGGAACCAAAAACCGAAGCGTATAACACCGGTTATTTCAACGCGGGCGATACTTCCACTTCCACCTCCGATACCTCCACGACCATTTTTAGGTAGGCATCGGCGGCTGATTTGCTAGGGTTTCGCCATGCGCACGGTCATTTATCCCGGCAGCTTCGATCCACTCACCAATGGCCATCTTGACGTGATCCAGCGCGCAGCGAAATTATTTGATCGCGTCATCGTGGCCGTGGCGAAAAACGACAGCAAACATCCGCTGTTCACGATGGCCGAGCGGCGCGACCTCGTGGCGAGTTGCGTGAAACACTTGCCGAACGTCGAAGCGGATACCTTCGAGGGGTTGCTCGTAAATTTCGCCGATAAGCATTCGGCAGAGGCGATTATCCGCGGTTTGCGCGCCGTTTCGGATTTTGAATTTGAATTTCAGCTCGCCTTGATGAATCGTAAGTTGAACGAAAGGGTTGAAACCATTTTCATGATGCCGAAAGACACCTACACCTTCCTCAGTTCGCGGCTCGTCAAAGAAATCGCGCGCCTCGGCGGGGATGTGGGGACGTTCGTGCCGCCGCTGGTCAAGGCGGCGCTGACGGCGCGTCTGTCCGGCTCGGAAAAATAACCGTGAGGTCGTTATGCCGTTATTAATTAATTTGCGTCATGTCGAAGACGATGGCTTGGAGCTGAAAGGCAAATTGCCCGCCAGCGAACTGGAGTTGGATGGGATAGACGAGTTGATCAAGGCGGAGAAGCCGCTCCACTATGATTTGGAAGTCCAAAAGCTGGAAAAAAGCGTGCTTGCGCAGGGAGATTTATCCCTGACGCTGCGTTGCGAATGCGTGCGCTGCTTGAAACCCTTTGATTATCAACTGGAACTGGAAGATTGGGCGTGCCTTTTGTCGCTGGAAGGCGATGATCAAGTGCCCATCACAAACGATTGCATAGACTTGACGCCTGCCATACGCGAAGATATTCTCCTTGGGTTTCCGCAGCACCCGTTGTGCAAACCGGACTGTGGCGGATTAGCTAAAAAAGTAATTGGCAAAAAGAAAAAGACTGGCGACGCCGGGCAGGAGGAGATTCCCTCAGCCTGGAATGAGCTTAATAAACTAAAATTTTAAAGAACTATGGGTGTCCCTAAACGCAAACCATCGAGAAGCCGCATGCGCCAGCGCCGGGCTTATAACAGTGTCATGACCCTGCCGCAACTGAGCACTTGCCCGCAATGCGCCGCGCCGTACATCCCTCACCGGGTCTGTCCGGCCTGCGGTTTCTACAAGGGACGTCAGATTCTCACCATCACTGCCGGAGCCTGATCTTTTTGCGAGATGGCGGAAGCTAGCGGTAAACTTCCGCGCTCTCTCCATTTATGCGAATCGTAGTGGATGTCATGGGTGGCGACCACGGTTGCGGGGTTGTCATCGAAGGCGTCAAACACGCGCTTGAAGCGGATGCGAGCATTACCCGCCTTTTCCTCGTCGGCAACGAAACGGAAATTCGCGCGGCCAGCCAAACCGCTGGCCTGAGCGACAACCGCGTGGAGATCGTCCATGCCAGCGAAGTCCTCACGATGGCGGACAAGCCCCTCGAAGGCATCCGCCGCAAAAAAGATTCCTCGATGGTTCGCGCCATCGAACTCGTGCGCGAAGACAAGGCGGATGCCGTCATCTCTCCCGGCAACACCGGCGCGCTCGTCGCCGGTTCCATGAAATTGCGCCGCCTCGAAGGCGTGGAACGCCCGGCCATCGCCGCGCGCATGCCCTCGCGCACGCGCGACTTTGTGCTCATTGATGCCGGCGCGAATCCACTTTGCGAACCCTCCCATCTCGCGCAATTCGCCGTGATGGGCAGCGCCTACGCCCGCGAAATTCTCGGCCAGAAAAATCCGCGCGTCGGCGTGCTCAGCAACGGCTCGGAAGAATCCAAGGGCAACGAACTCACTCGCGGCGCGGCGCGGTTGTGCTCGCAACTCGATTTGAATTTCATCGGTTACGTCGAGGGATTTCATTTGTTTGAAGACGCGGTGGATGTCGTCGTGACGGACGGCTTCACCGGCAATGTCGTTTTAAAAACCGCCGAGAGTCTGGGCTACGCGATGATGCATCTGCTTCGTGGCGCGTTGACCAAAACTCCCGTGCGCAAATTCGGCGCGATGCTTTCGCGCGGCGCGTTTTATGAATTAAAACAGCGTCTCGATCCTGAAGTTTACGGCGGCGCCGTGTTGCTCGGTCTCAACGGCATCGTTATCAAGACCCATGGCTCCTCCCGCGCCCGCGCGGTGATGAATGCCATTCGCGTGGCGGCGGAACAAATCCGCCACGACATCAATCAAAAACTTATTTTAGAAATCGCGCGAGCCAACCAGAA
This genomic window from Verrucomicrobiia bacterium contains:
- the rpmF gene encoding 50S ribosomal protein L32, producing MGVPKRKPSRSRMRQRRAYNSVMTLPQLSTCPQCAAPYIPHRVCPACGFYKGRQILTITAGA
- a CDS encoding adenylate/guanylate cyclase domain-containing protein; its protein translation is MKIGVLKHAPVWIAAVVIAFTCVAQSIRHDFIERLERMTFDWRVRLAARHSPVVSSQLGFVYIDDDTIDLINNGFLGQKYGLYWPRHIYGRVIRELQREGASVVAFDILFGGLRPDHAPVFMADGTELGSDAYLALQMKLASNVVIASTEKVIPPPLFRTNALALGDISAEQDADGILRRVRAFHVYHKWNRVLQALEDDPEFGVNLSQAIVESNKIILPRAGGDELPPVPLYGDGNIDLTDFVGNKTNLFRGPRYQKAFTSERRWTMGIVLAAHELGLDLDQAKVDLPGGKITFSGTNGVKRILPVDKDGYFYIDWCLPVLNDNRLTKESFEALLGRDQERMSGDTNRYAKYKRTKDWRGKLVMIGSSATGNDLTDHGPTPLEKDTLLVSEHWNVANSILTGRFIHKSSLPIDMFLIIVMGILAAQLTWSHRGQILVATAWIFLCIVFYLLLAVFAYVQFRYWVPLVLPLMGSLLVTHFSLLGYLVLFEQAERRRVRSVFTKVVSPDVVTELLKTEKLSLEGAKRTVTVFFSDIRGFTEMTDVNRDKAADYIRDNKLTGDAAEEIEDAQARETLATVNLYLKVIADVVLKHGGTVDKFIGDCVMAFWGAPVQDQHHALHCVRAAVDTQRAVYRLNQEREAENRQREGHNFMLAAEGKPLVPLLPILVVGTGINTGSVTVGLMGSDERVNYTVFGREVNLASRLETVSGRARVIISEATLAEIIQDDATLALSCLPLPPEKVKGIRNPVRIYEVPWREADMAPAPTEPKTEAYNTGYFNAGDTSTSTSDTSTTIFR
- the coaD gene encoding pantetheine-phosphate adenylyltransferase; protein product: MRTVIYPGSFDPLTNGHLDVIQRAAKLFDRVIVAVAKNDSKHPLFTMAERRDLVASCVKHLPNVEADTFEGLLVNFADKHSAEAIIRGLRAVSDFEFEFQLALMNRKLNERVETIFMMPKDTYTFLSSRLVKEIARLGGDVGTFVPPLVKAALTARLSGSEK
- a CDS encoding YceD family protein translates to MPLLINLRHVEDDGLELKGKLPASELELDGIDELIKAEKPLHYDLEVQKLEKSVLAQGDLSLTLRCECVRCLKPFDYQLELEDWACLLSLEGDDQVPITNDCIDLTPAIREDILLGFPQHPLCKPDCGGLAKKVIGKKKKTGDAGQEEIPSAWNELNKLKF
- the plsX gene encoding phosphate acyltransferase PlsX, producing the protein MRIVVDVMGGDHGCGVVIEGVKHALEADASITRLFLVGNETEIRAASQTAGLSDNRVEIVHASEVLTMADKPLEGIRRKKDSSMVRAIELVREDKADAVISPGNTGALVAGSMKLRRLEGVERPAIAARMPSRTRDFVLIDAGANPLCEPSHLAQFAVMGSAYAREILGQKNPRVGVLSNGSEESKGNELTRGAARLCSQLDLNFIGYVEGFHLFEDAVDVVVTDGFTGNVVLKTAESLGYAMMHLLRGALTKTPVRKFGAMLSRGAFYELKQRLDPEVYGGAVLLGLNGIVIKTHGSSRARAVMNAIRVAAEQIRHDINQKLILEIARANQKLAAASETP